A single genomic interval of Rhododendron vialii isolate Sample 1 chromosome 3a, ASM3025357v1 harbors:
- the LOC131319102 gene encoding uncharacterized protein LOC131319102 yields MNASWSRGNNQIEIVLNDRGQLVMPEASPLATNMGLLVRDGSLLPLHYTDWRYVPEHYKKKVWEEIKAHTDADDSMERWFIQSLGMKWQGWKCEAKRQGDTPYENDANTLAHKPSRVTEEQWQCRCLVYYWNDGYVKEKSINNKDYRSRQKLLHTSGRQTQHYLVDQKDKDAGKKPTRIDTYIKTHAQKDGGAVNEETSAIVHPDASSVHRQMTIGSNQASPEEIDPPHQTQPGTNSIAITESTGWFSSSVRDSYGAIWRKADYKSHKEEEKNIAKWFKLSLLVQGNC; encoded by the exons ATGAATGCATCATGGAGTAGGGGTAATAACCAAATAGAGATTGTACTAAATGATAGGGGACAACTTGTAATGCCTGAAGCATCTCCCCTTGCCACTAACATGGGGCTGTTGGTGAGGGATGGTTCCCTTCTACCATTGCACTATACGGATTGGCGCTATGTCCCTGAGCACTATAAGAAGAAAGTATGGGAAGAAATCAAG GCTCATACAGATGCAGATGATTCTATGGAGAGGTGGTTCATACAATCTCTTGGAATGAAATGGCAAGGATGGAAATGTGAAGCAAAAAGGCAGGGAGACACGCCATATGAAAATGATGCAAACACACTAGCTCATAAGCCCAGTAGAGTTACGGAGGAGCAGTGGCAGTGTCGGTGTTTGGTCTATTATTGGAATGATGGATATGTAAAG GAGAAGAGCATAAACAACAAGGATTATAGGTCCCGACAAAAATTACTACACACGAGCGGGCGGCAGACACAACATTATTTGGTTGATCAAAAG GACAAGGATGCGGGAAAAAAACCTACGCGTATTGATACATATATCAAAACACATGCACAAAAAGATGGTGGAGCAGTTAATGAAGAAACTTCTGCTATTGTT CATCCAGATGCCTCTAGTGTGCACCGCCAAATGACAATCGGTAGTAACCAAGCAAGTCCAGAAGAGATAGATCCGCCACACCAGACGCAGCCGGGAACCAACTCTATTGCCATAACCGAATCAACAGGTTGGTTCTCATCATCAGTGCGAG ACTCATATGGTGCAATCTGGAGAAAAGCAG ACTACAAGAGTcacaaagaagaagagaagaacatcgcaaaatggttcaaattgaGTTTATTGGTGCAAGGTAATTGTTGA